The segment ttttctttttttatctttcccCTTTTCCGAAGGCTCTCATCTAGACGTCAATTCCGAGGATGAGTCGGAGGACTCTTCTACAACGAATAACAACGATTCCTCACATCCCCATAGCAATGGAtctaagaagaaaaagaaatcctCCAGTGACTCCAAGTCTTCAAAGCCGCGAAGAGCCCGAACTGCTTTCACCTATGAACAGCTCGTTTCGCTAGAAAACAAGTTCAAAACCACACGATATCTCTCTGTCTGTGAAAGGCTAAATTTGGCCCTCTCTCTGAACCTCACAGAAACGCAGGTGAATAGTCCCCCACGTACATATtatgtggtgagttaacacaaaaagaatcttgaacaaaaataagcaaaacgAGAAATgccacttttatttttttacgtgaTAGGCTTGCTATTCAAATTTTAGAGATGAATTGAGATATCtgcaaatgtttaaatatttcatttgctttatgatatttaatttaggaTCTGATATGCCCCCAGTcgaatacataaaatatatcaattttcaatgatttattgGAACGTGTTTTTGTGACGCTTTCAATTAGTTAATTCGACTATAACTAGTTGAGTGAAATTGACGATtgtttattaaagaataaatctgTAATTGGAACGGATTTTTGAGCTAAATCCCCTTGCTTgctttttgtgttgacaggccataTATCCACTTAAAAGATCTAATGTATATTctgtcttttaaataataaaaaaaaggtcaaaatatgGTTTCAAAACCGTCGAACCAAATGGAAGAAACAAAATCCCGGAATGGATGTCAACTGTGGCTCTCTGCCCCCACCCTCAAATACCTCCAATCCAGGGATGTGTCCTTCTTATTCGTCCTTATTTCAACCCCCTCCTCCTGGATCACCACCGGATCTTAGTGGGTTCTACCCTTTTCCATTCTTTGGGGTTGGTGGGCGACCAGGGGGTATCCCCACATCTTCTGGAGGAGCTTCCTCCCCATCCACCAATAATGGAAACCTCGCCTCTTATCTCCTTCATTCTGCCATCGCAGCCTCTTCTGTAGCCTCCACAGACATCTCCGGCTCTGCAGACTCTCTTTCTTCCACCTCCTCCTCCAGTGTCAAAGCACCCTCAATCCATCCTCCTACCTCCCGTCCCGGGAGTGGATTAATAGTGAATGGAAACCCACTCAGCTTGTCTTCTTCGTCAATAGGTGCATCGAATCGCCCCTCATCCATCATTAGATAAATCCTTCTTCTTTTTACCTAAAGTCAACAAcgattcatttttatatacctaaAATCCACTAACTAACACTGTACTAGCTCAAGTTAATATATCAATAgcattgataataaatataaaaagtttatccGTACTCAATGTACACGAATATATATCTAGATTAATCCTacgttattttctttcaaacttACGTAAGTACTTTCATGGGGTATTTAGTCACCCCCATATTAAAATGGAAGTTATTTAAAACTTCACTTGTCCTTATACGATACCtagaaaaatgaaaagtgtGGTACCTCCTAAAAATAATAGCGAATATGGGGCATGTCAACCAACAAAAACAGGCTGGGATAAAAAGAAGATCTGCTATTTTACTCCATAAggcaaatattaaatactatggAGATATTTTAGGTATTGCTTTGAGGGTTTTTATGAtgttccatatttaaaatttatgggtaaaaaagttacattttttatataaggcaatattttgaattataatgacacgtaataaaatagttaaaaactgCGGTTTCCACCATTCGAatagaaaacaattattttgttaattgaaaGAATTGATTATTTCAGCAATCTAATCGTTTTTCACGAAAATAATTCTGGCCTGATTTTATATTGCCACGTCACATAGTTGGCAACTTTGAGATACGACATATTTGCTGAGAGAGATCACTATTTCAACTTTAGTGCTCCTTGCATTGTATACgtttatatttgcaatttagtGAGGCCTAATGAATAAGTATACACATATCCTGCAggttaacaatatatatatttaaaatggatgCTCACtaggattttgacaattttaaaatccCTAATGACATCTACTATAAGCATCACTAAACaaattgagtacttttttaacattaaattttagataCATGTAAGTTAATAGTCTATTATAGTATTTGGagaatggaatattaaatttaccAAACTGTTGGTGGTAGATTATTTATAAGTCAATACATTACAATCAAACAAGATATGTTTTCTACAGAGTAAGACATTTTCCTTTCAACATTGGGCTATAAAACTACTGACAAAACACGCCTTTTAACCGGTGTAGCTTTCTTGTCTATGACTAGATACTTTCAAACAAGATATATCAGTCATCATTTGTTCTACCTCAACAGGTAAACGTGACGTAAGGACGTTAAAGTTGATTTATCTTCATTTCTGCGTTGAGTGTCCAATGGCTTATTACGTCAGAAAAGTTAGAGGTACTtgtcaatcatttttttcataaaaatagtcCCTGATATACCTTATCTCTGGGTATCTTGGTctatttgaactctttttttacccATAAGATGTTGTTATTTTGATACCCATAAGACGTTACATTATCATTTCCCCTACTGACGTAAGCAATGTTTCCTTCATTTCTcataattgaactttttaacttaattaaaaggtgttgatcttatctattgctacacattttatttatttttcaatttttcaagagtaaaatttcaacaaaaggttttgtaaaaacatttatttaaaaaaaatcttctgaaAATTATGTTCGACAGAACTTTTACTCAATATATGAGGCCTCCGCTGTGATAATTACCtcatacgaggcctaaatcccttacAACCCTCTAGACCCACCTAACTAGAGGAATCCAAGGAGTTCGCGTCTGTAGAAGAGGGTGGCCACattttgaggtcccaaaagtcagGAAAGGTGTTGGGTCTTTGGGTTCCCGAACTTTTCCGGCCCAAaataggactttttttttttactaaaagttCAATGAAAGCATCGGCATTGAACCTCTTAAATAACATTCTTAgcagggggggggggatgtCACGTTAAACAAATacgtattaaatatatgtactttattccatcgttatacaatcttattcctatattgtatacaataaattaacaattaaatggaaataatataataatttctctaattatcctacttttcgcTTCCCTTAACGATCATAAACACAAatgaattgtacaaatttaactATTTCACAAAGATTTTTTCAGTACTTGTATGTTTAATCtaattcaattatcaaatattaattcttgACATTAAGTAGTTTTCAATGCAacttgtgaaaaatatttttatattcttaaagtcATTTTATGAAGTTGcatgaatacatatttatacggaatttgtacattttatggagtaaaaatatcaactatgatgCCCCAAGATGGCGTTGCTTTCAATTACAATATGATTGCTTATGACGTTAGTAAAAACGCTTTATACGAAATAACAATACCATGTTTGTTACTCGAACCAGtacgaaaatatttatattctataagttattTAGaggtatatttcaatttctcgGGATTGATCCTATGTAGTTTGACCGGTAATTTGGCCCCGAAACTTTTCACGGCATGACATATTCGGggtctttttatgtttttatattatggtTCAAACTTTACTGTTGCAtcatgattaaattaattatatagttaggagaagaagaaaaaagggtaAATAGAgatgaaatagttaattaataaaaaaaaaaacgaattgtCAATGAGTTATAGTGTTTAACTCATATGCACTTTGTACAATTACatataaagctataatatttatcgtagttataatattaaatatacgtcacgaaatattttaaagaactcTTCTCTTTTGacagataatttttgaaattcgaaaaagtgaTGACTTGACTGAAtggaaataattcaaaataatcaaaaaaaacaaaaaaacaaggctgacattaaaattcataaatgaatggttgataaatgataagtctttcatattaatatttttttttcttcaccttgctataaagcattaaaccaagtaggaCATCGAGCACCGTTCTTTGCTTTAGCCTGAGGAAATAGTAtggtcaatatttgtcatactattttcgcaagatgtcgcttttctgTGACgtcacacatttatttattgtaagcactacgtagtattaataagtttgaataagtaataatatgtatataatttattctagtcttaaatattttatatttacatattattataaagcaaatttgaaacaaattactcgGAAAATAATGAGTCATTGTTGCGTCCCAGGATGCAAAAGTAGAACTGAGTCAAAATATCAAAAGCTTCAGGGAAccttgtcttttttaaatttcccattcccccaaaaaaagctaaataaaaaaaaaagctatgaCGTTATGAATTACACAAAATTGACACTGGAAGCttcttatgattttgataaggATAAAAAGTAAGATCTTGCTCTAAAAACGACCTTAATTGGATATCCAACAAATTGTTGAGATGATTAGAGGAGTTAAACGCgtctatttgttcatttaatagtTCCAATTATTTACTGCGTCTTGCTTGAAAAGATGCCAAATTCGTATTTCACCTTTGTAAGATTAAGGAGTGTGTTTCGGCTACAAAGATTGATGGGTAGATATATTGTTAGTTTGCTTCCTTTTAATAGGGCATGCATGACCTTCAAAATTTGACATGTAGAAAAGCAGGAGTTTTTATCTCATAGGTTGTCTTCAAagtccttatttaaaaatgtaatgagcCCACACTTGAATTCTATTAGGTGCcatatcttttttatagatatcTTTAACCCATAGCTTCCAATAGTATTTCGGAGAGTCGGTTTTATTCCTGCATCTTACGACACAGTATTAATCAGAATAGGGAAAAAGTCATTATACTGCGAGTCCACGTCGAATTTCAAGTCATGCcaaagtccttgaatatttccATGGAGTCCTCAGCTGTCATTCATGCTCCCTTCAAGTCCATAACTATACGGGTAATATAGGGTACATAGTGTTTAAGCTTTTCTTGAGTTCATAATATATTTGCTTTGTTGTCCAAGCGGAGTCACAAGACTTAGCTATGGagttcaagtcaagtctcgagtctttgattgtgagatcgtcttcaaaatatgaactcgAGTCCAACTCGAGTCCAAGTTCCCGCCTCTggcaataattgaccattgtatttttataataaataataacaattataaaatcatatatcaaTCTGTATTTTACTATGTATCATTGAAAGCACttcttattattcaaaaacagaggaaaaataaaagaacaaaatgatttcttctttttacccACAGCAAAAGAGTGTGAGGCGACCTTCATCCCTCCAAACATGGCCAAAATAGTATAACAAATATTGACATACTATTTTCTCAGGCTAACGTTGCTCGATGCGCTcgacttggtttaatgctttaccccgctaacacaaaaaaacaaccttagTATTTTGTTGTCGGCTGTCCTTTACCTTGTCTCACTTGATTTGTCttgactatttcataatttattatttttcataaataaacaaagtaattagTGATACTACACTTATGATTCTTTTCCAGAAGGACaacaatacaatttcttgttgatcatttgtcatatatttatatataatggcTATTTCTAGGGAAATTTTTTTGGCTATACTATAAAAACACAAATAGACTGTCACACttgtaataaaatactactGATCAATTTTATAACACAACacgaaataaaatactataaaaccACCAAATGATTTCggtccttttttttgtttctttttggatgataGATTGCTTGTTACAATAAAGATTAATATGAtcgaaatataacaataaagttcgaaccgataatataaaaatataactggCAGCGAATATGTCATGAGGGAAAATATCCCCGAGGCAAAATTACCATCAGCAAATATGTGTGACAAAACTATTTGTGGTGGaattttctaaaacaatttctGTACGGTTAAGCGTttgtttttctcataaaaataattacacttATAACACATAAtccatagaaaataaaatctttaagagagaaataataaataagaaagttGTTGTAGTGGGGGGGGGAAGGACAGAGAGAAAGAgacattttgtagaaattacATACACATATCTCACACCTAATGGAATAACAACTAGCtatcaataaatacatatatagaggACTATCCTTGGATTTTCATaaccctttttttcaaaaagaataatatccTCCTTAAAATATTCACACTTAATTCCAAAGAAGATGAGGGGCTGGGGAAAGGAACACCAAAGTGTTTAAATTGATGATGCATACGTATATCATGGTATGATATATGTAAGTACAGGGTGTTGCAgatatattcaaacaaaattatttcagaTTCTTGACCAGTAAATGTTTCCAGTGTTCATTTTGtcacattttgttattttaattaagggATGTTGAAAGGATAGTACTTTGTCTATGGTTCTGTTAGCCAAAAACTCAAATTTGAAGAACAATGAGCAATTGACAAAAACGAatgcttttaattttcatatggTGTCACAAAAACCAAATATGAATgacatttattctttttttttgacagaaaagtTGTTTTGGGGGAGTATCCCTTACATGCCTCTCGTGGTGACAGGCCcaattctattaaatttaatcatgtCCTTCGGTGCCAGAGTGTATTTGCAAGTAgggtgacgtcattaaaatatcttcttgattttttatttttttgtgggggaGGGGGTCAAGgcgatttaaattttttgaagattttaaaagtatgtttttctttttttaaatcaaattttttttcctcaagagAGATTGACATATaaacgtaatttttttgtgaacagacTTAATTTGACCGAATAACCtttatttaagagaaaaaaagaaaggaccagaaaatattatttttgtcctGGTATCACTCAAAGGGCAAAGAGTTCACATAATGGTTTAATTTCGACGTACATCTCATAAtcgtcatacaaaaaatattcccaCTCCGGAGAAATTCTTTTCTTGAGCACAACCTTTGCCGGTTCGATACTTTATCCCTTGTAGAGAAGGAAGTAATATACTTGATGTAAATGGATTtcaattactattaatttttaagtcagatggagtcattaaaaaaaaaaatgaagtaatactTTATCAGTgcaattttttatgaagttcACAAGGCTGCTTTTATACGAAGGGAAAGGTCATAAGAGCATATTACAAGCCAAGGATCCATACTCCCACATTTCTAACAAGCCTTAAatatcccccctcccccctccaaaaaaaaactagttggatctattttttctttggaagGATTGAAAATAAGACTTGTGTCAATACTCATGACAATATCAACTATTTGTAGTTTGCAATTGTCAAGAAAATAGCCTAGTTGAATTTCGCGGAGGTCGCTAGGTCTTGTATATGTTGCTAATACTTGCTAATTAAAGTACATTATTCTAAATATGAATcgtaattttttatatggaagGCTTTAAAGTGTGTGCAGATGTATCTGCAACACCCTGTAAATTTTAAAAgcactttaaaatgaaaaaaaaagttaaggataaaattattattaataatccataatttataaactgaaatgaaatgagaaataaattcattcttcCATTAGCAGTGAAATTATCATATTCATAGTTATTTCGTGATTAATAAATTAGTGAATTAATCCTTCTTTATTAAGATATTATCATTCATAATATCACctatatatagagttgtataaattatgacTTGCCAGGATGTTAAACTCCTTCAATTTGTAGAATATTCAGTAGGAGGGCGGTTAATTGTcaaggtgtttttttaaattagctacaaacaACCTTTCAAGAAAAGGAAAGGAACCCACGTTCCACTCTGTATCTTGCAAGAATATGGGCTCGGATTTTTCaaatgtcgattctcaattctactctgagttcaacgaggattattaatttttttttcaacaatgtaatattacattttttgaaaaaaaatttgaaatttaatttaatttataatttttttttcaaaaatttgaaatttaacttaattaacaaaaatttttaattaaattttctttaaatatttatatattaaaaaaaaaatctccaaaaaattaatatttgatatatttttttaatattatattagaaatttagtttttgaattttttttcatttaaaaaatttaaattttggatttttttcataaaaattcaaaaataaaccaagCCCTCTAGAATATAATTATGAGTAGGTGTAatagcaaaatagtatttttaaactattatttcaaatattaaacaatcaGAATCGGcatgactaatttttaaaagagttgCATCTGAATCCGCatcggaattttttttagaatcgtcCCATGACTACTTTATACGTAGATTTTCTCTCAATGCATTACTTAACTAacccaaaatatatgtatagattgGTTAAAATAGAATGAGCTTTTGTTAAGGCCTGAACACTTCCCAACacatattgaatgataatttcattattgagaagattttagggttttttttaattatttttgtatgaaaggccgtatgatacaataaatgttctcttcaaatattaaataattgtgatAACACCTTTGTAGTATAAAATACTCTGTGGAGtgagcaattaaaaaaatcttatatacattccaagtcatattttatacaactttatatacaca is part of the Lepeophtheirus salmonis chromosome 14, UVic_Lsal_1.4, whole genome shotgun sequence genome and harbors:
- the slou gene encoding uncharacterized protein slou → MEAANSNNMNNHSQSILHNNKCLEIERQIDLLRPRTDLFSNLLSNHHHPFNNNNITEKDDPSGVNVVSDEDIDVEDEEDSSNVSISPIENTRILPPIYSNPLFREPSHHHQQQQQQHSSFSLLSAASRTKSDFHHRHFPFSLPPSYKSSRNLAFSVENILAPGKFGPSEDEDLKAEFSDDEEESSHLDVNSEDESEDSSTTNNNDSSHPHSNGSKKKKKSSSDSKSSKPRRARTAFTYEQLVSLENKFKTTRYLSVCERLNLALSLNLTETQVKIWFQNRRTKWKKQNPGMDVNCGSLPPPSNTSNPGMCPSYSSLFQPPPPGSPPDLSGFYPFPFFGVGGRPGGIPTSSGGASSPSTNNGNLASYLLHSAIAASSVASTDISGSADSLSSTSSSSVKAPSIHPPTSRPGSGLIVNGNPLSLSSSSIGASNRPSSIIR